One window of the Populus nigra chromosome 4, ddPopNigr1.1, whole genome shotgun sequence genome contains the following:
- the LOC133690685 gene encoding protein BRASSINAZOLE-RESISTANT 1-like, with translation MTSDGATSTSAAAAATTRRKPSWRERENNRRRERRRRAIAAKIFTGLRAQGNYNLPKYCDNNEVLKALCAEAGWVVEEDGTTYRKGHRPPPIEIVGSSMRVTPYSSQNPSPLSSSFPSPIPSYQVSPSSSSFPSPTRGDNNVSSNLLPFLQSAIPLSLPPLRISNSAPVTPPLSSPTSRNPKPIPNWDFIAKQSMASFSYPFNAVSAPASPTHRQFHAPAPIPECDESDSSTVESGQWISFQKFAPSVAAAMPTSPTYNLVKPVAQQILSNNLVKDNGMSMDFEFGSEQVKPWEGERIHEVGLDDLELTLGGGKARS, from the exons ATGACGTCAGATGGGGCCACTTCTACATCAGCTGCAGCGGCGGCAACTACGAGGAGGAAGCCGTCgtggagggagagagagaataatagaaggagagagaggaggagaagaGCCATAGCTGCAAAAATATTTACTGGGTTAAGGGCTCAAGGGAATTATAATTTGCCCAAATATTGTGACAATAATGAGGTGTTAAAAGCTCTCTGTGCTGAGGCTGGTTGGGTTGTTGAAGAGGACGGGACTACTTATCGCAAG GGACACAGGCCACCTCCAATAGAGATAGTAGGTTCATCAATGAGAGTAACCCCATACTCATCCCAAAATCCGAGTCCGCTATCTTCATCGTTTCCCAGCCCGATTCCTTCCTATCAAGTCAGTCCCTCCTCCTCGTCATTTCCTAGCCCCACTCGTGGTGATAACAATGTCTCTTCTAATCTCCTTCCATTCCTTCAAAGTGCCATTCCGttgtctcttcctcctctccgAATCTCAAACAGCGCACCTGTAACCCCACCTCTCTCGTCCCCGACCTCAAGAAATCCCAAGCCAATACCTAACTGGGATTTTATTGCTAAACAATCCATGGCATCCTTCAGTTACCCTTTCAATGCAGTGTCTGCCCCAGCTAGCCCAACTCACCGTCAGTTTCATGCTCCAGCCCCTATACCTGAATGTGACGAGTCTGATTCATCCACTGTTGAGTCTGGTCAGTGGATAAGCTTTCAAAAGTTTGCTCCTTCTGTGGCTGCAGCAATGCCCACCTCTCCTACCTATAATCTTGTGAAACCTGTGGCTCAGCAAATTTTGTCCAACAATCTGGTCAAAGATAATGGAATGTCAATGGATTTTGAGTTTGGTAGCGAACAGGTGAAACCATGGGAAGGAGAGAGGATTCATGAAGTAGGATTAGATGATCTAGAGCTCACGCTTGGAGGTGGCAAGGCTCGGAGTTAG